The proteins below come from a single Ailuropoda melanoleuca isolate Jingjing chromosome 1, ASM200744v2, whole genome shotgun sequence genomic window:
- the MB21D2 gene encoding protein MB21D2 isoform X2 encodes MLISRKSPGVRKRMVQKLDQKLPVANEYLLLSGGVREGVVDLDLDELNVYARGTDYDMDFTLLVPALKLHDRNQPVTLDMRHSALCHSWLSLRLFDEGTISKWKDCCTIVDHINGATNYFFSPTKVADWFYDSISIVLSEIQKKPQRGMPKVEKVEKNGTIISIILGVGSSRMLYDIVPVVSFKGWPAVAQSWLMENHFWDGKITEEEVISGFYLVPACSYKGKKDNEWRLSFARSEVQLKKCISSSLMQAYQACKAIIIKLLSRPKALSPYHLRSIMLWACDRLPANYLAQEDFAAHFLLGLIDDLQHCLVNKMCPNYFIPQCNMLEHLSEETVVLHARKLSSVRSDPAEHLRTAIEHVKAANRLTLELQRRGSTTSIPSPQSDGGDPNQPDDRLAKKLQQLVTENPGKSISVFINPDDVTRPHFRIDDKFF; translated from the coding sequence gaATGGTGCAAAAGCTGGACCAAAAACTGCCAGTGGCCAATGAGTACCTGTTGCTCTCCGGGGGAGTCCGGGAAGGCGTGGTGGACCTGGACTTAGATGAGCTTAATGTCTATGCCCGGGGGACAGACTATGATATGGACTTCACTCTTCTGGTGCCAGCCCTTAAGCTGCATGACCGTAATCAGCCTGTAACACTCGATATGCGCCACTCAGCCTTGTGCCACTCTTGGCTGAGCCTCCGGCTCTTTGATGAGGGGACAATCAGTAAGTGGAAAGACTGCTGCACCATCGTGGACCACATCAATGGTGCCACCAACTACTTCTTCTCCCCAACCAAAGTGGCTGACTGGTTCTATGACTCCATCAGCATCGTCCTATCAGAGATCCAGAAGAAACCCCAGCGAGGGATGCCAAAGGTGGAAAAGGTAGAAAAGAACGGgaccatcatctccatcatcctGGGCGTGGGGAGCAGTCGGATGTTGTATGATATTGTCCCCGTGGTATCTTTCAAAGGCTGGCCTGCAGTGGCCCAGAGCTGGCTCATGGAGAACCACTTTTGGGATGGGAAGATCACCGAGGAAGAGGTCATCAGTGGGTTTTACTTGGTGCCTGCTTGCTCCTACAAGGGCAAGAAGGACAATGAATGGCGGCTGTCCTTCGCCAGGAGCGAGGTGCAGCTGAAGAAGTGCATCTCTAGTAGCCTCATGCAGGCCTACCAGGCCTGCAAAGCCATCATCATTAAACTCCTGTCCCGGCCCAAGGCTCTCAGCCCCTATCACCTCCGCAGCATAATGCTCTGGGCCTGTGACAGACTTCCTGCCAACTACTTGGCCCAAGAAGACTTTGCAGCCCACTTTTTGCTGGGCCTCATTGATGACCTGCAACACTGTCTGGTCAACAAGATGTGCCCCAATTATTTCATCCCTCAGTGCAACATGCTGGAGCACCTGTCGGAGGAGACCGTCGTGCTCCATGCGCGGAAGCTCTCCTCCGTCCGCTCGGACCCGGCCGAGCACTTGCGCACCGCCATCGAGCACGTCAAGGCGGCCAACCGGCTGACGCTGGAGCTCCAGAGGCGAGGGAGCACCACCAGCATCCCCTCCCCGCAGTCCGACGGAGGGGACCCCAACCAGCCTGATGACCGTTTGGCCAAAAAACTGCAACAGCTAGTGACTGAGAACCCGGGGAAGTCCATCTCTGTCTTTATTAACCCTGACGATGTCACGAGGCCCCATTTCAGAATCGATGATAAATTTTTCTGA